In a single window of the Hydrogenobaculum sp. 3684 genome:
- the aroA gene encoding 3-phosphoshikimate 1-carboxyvinyltransferase, with amino-acid sequence MIIKKVEKIEKELRVPSDKSISHRSVMFGALASGTSYVKNWLVAEDTLATLDIFRKLGIDIRRENNTLEIKGGKEYFKEPEDILDAKNSGTTARITSGILAGFNFFSVLTGDESLKKRPMKRVTKPLSLMGATIIGREDASLLPIAIKGGNLIGGSFENKEASAQVKSCILLAGFLAKENTITEVIEPYISRDHTERMLSSMGADINIISNGKHIIKIKSGGVLNPINIDVPADPSSAAFIAALAILTKDSYVLLKDVLINPTRDGFFRKAKEMGANINYINKRHQNGEDIADIEVRYSPNLKAISIDEKDVPSLIDEIPILSVLMCFAEGISLVKGAKELRKKESDRIRAIYVNLKNAGAIIEEFEDGFSIKGPCKLKLKEIKSFKDHRIAMSMSILGMVLGTEPELDDPECVSISYPNFFQDIYS; translated from the coding sequence AGAACTAAGAGTACCATCAGACAAATCTATATCTCATAGAAGCGTGATGTTTGGAGCTTTAGCAAGCGGTACATCCTATGTAAAAAATTGGCTAGTGGCAGAAGATACCTTGGCTACGCTAGATATATTTAGGAAGCTTGGCATAGATATAAGAAGAGAAAACAACACCTTAGAGATAAAGGGTGGTAAAGAATATTTTAAAGAACCAGAAGATATACTAGATGCAAAAAACTCCGGCACCACCGCTAGAATAACGTCTGGTATATTGGCAGGTTTTAATTTTTTTAGTGTTTTAACAGGGGATGAAAGCCTCAAAAAAAGACCTATGAAAAGGGTTACAAAACCCCTTTCTTTGATGGGAGCTACAATAATAGGAAGAGAAGACGCCTCTTTGCTTCCTATAGCTATAAAAGGAGGGAATTTAATAGGTGGTAGCTTTGAAAACAAAGAAGCTTCTGCTCAAGTAAAATCTTGTATTCTTTTGGCTGGATTTTTGGCAAAAGAAAACACTATTACAGAGGTAATAGAACCTTACATCTCAAGGGATCATACCGAAAGGATGCTTTCTAGTATGGGGGCAGATATAAACATCATTTCTAACGGTAAACATATAATAAAGATAAAATCAGGTGGAGTTTTAAATCCGATAAATATAGACGTACCAGCCGATCCTTCTTCAGCAGCTTTTATAGCAGCCCTTGCGATACTTACCAAAGATAGCTACGTCTTATTAAAAGATGTTCTTATAAATCCAACTAGGGATGGTTTTTTCAGAAAAGCAAAAGAGATGGGAGCAAATATAAATTATATAAACAAAAGACATCAAAACGGAGAAGACATAGCAGATATAGAGGTTAGATATTCACCAAATTTAAAAGCAATAAGTATAGATGAAAAAGATGTACCTTCTTTGATAGATGAAATACCAATTTTATCTGTGTTGATGTGTTTTGCAGAAGGTATTAGTTTAGTAAAAGGAGCAAAAGAACTAAGAAAGAAAGAAAGCGACCGTATAAGAGCCATTTACGTAAATCTCAAAAATGCTGGTGCCATCATAGAAGAGTTTGAAGATGGATTTAGCATAAAAGGTCCTTGCAAGCTAAAGCTAAAAGAGATAAAATCTTTTAAAGACCATAGGATTGCCATGAGCATGAGCATACTTGGTATGGTGCTTGGAACAGAGCCAGAGTTAGACGATCCAGAATGTGTAAGCATATCTTATCCAAACTTCTTTCAAGATATATATTCCTGA
- a CDS encoding FliA/WhiG family RNA polymerase sigma factor, translated as MSTSINKDFDIEKKEQREKKILEYIPLVKKICSKMSRNLPPSVDYNDLVSNGIIGLINAIDHLDESKNPESYIKIRVKGAIYDYLRSLDFGSRNIRDKEHKIKEIIRAFQNEYQRDPTDEEISSILGESLEEYQNSLYKISFSYLQSLEDMVYKITEENESSYDNFVTSSIETPEEHAVKSDLAEKLKEAIDKLDEREKLVLQLLFYEELGIKEVADILGISLSRVSQIKSQALEKLRKHLEETI; from the coding sequence ATGTCCACAAGCATAAACAAAGATTTTGATATAGAAAAAAAAGAACAACGAGAAAAGAAAATTTTAGAATATATACCGCTTGTAAAAAAGATATGCAGCAAAATGTCAAGAAATTTACCACCAAGCGTAGATTACAACGATTTAGTTAGTAACGGCATAATAGGACTTATAAACGCTATAGACCATTTAGATGAGTCAAAAAATCCAGAGTCTTATATAAAAATTAGAGTAAAAGGGGCTATTTATGATTACCTTAGAAGTCTTGATTTTGGCAGTAGAAACATAAGAGATAAAGAGCATAAAATAAAAGAAATTATAAGAGCCTTTCAAAACGAGTATCAACGAGATCCTACTGACGAAGAGATAAGTAGCATTTTAGGTGAGAGCTTAGAAGAGTATCAAAATAGCCTTTATAAGATATCTTTTTCCTATCTACAAAGTTTAGAAGACATGGTGTATAAAATAACAGAAGAAAATGAAAGTTCATACGACAACTTTGTAACATCAAGCATTGAAACCCCAGAAGAACATGCGGTAAAATCAGATTTAGCAGAGAAGTTAAAAGAGGCTATTGATAAGCTTGACGAGAGAGAAAAGTTGGTTTTGCAGCTTTTATTTTATGAAGAGCTTGGTATAAAAGAAGTAGCAGATATCTTAGGAATATCTTTATCAAGGGTATCTCAGATAAAATCTCAAGCTCTAGAAAAATTAAGGAAGCATTTAGAGGAAACTATATGA
- a CDS encoding DHA2 family efflux MFS transporter permease subunit, protein MKWLYTFIVLSGTFVAVLGITSVNVAMPKMIAPLSTDIYGIQWVSISYLVATAITILVFNHFTNLYGLKRVYLAGIVFFAVGSALSGTVDNIGTMIMARSIQGIGEGFLIPAAQAIIFRIFPPEQRGLAMGMYAMGVAFAPGLGPTIGGYLVEYLSWRWVFYMNLPFIIPIFFASLILLPDFHNPQKHEKPFNYISFGLLATASTSLIVLLSRGEKWEWFYSIKTIVFLSIAILCFLAFLISDLISKHPLIGFDIFKYKEFDYAVVTFVLVYGLAFFQILYIMPVYFERVRGLGSFDTGLYIFPFAIGIVLFSPIGGKLSDRLDPKILLLACQSIIFIDIHFFLSHVDFFTPKLNISFYMFFVGVGMGLFFAPLTALALRHLRQDLVPLGSALYNYARLIGAAAGTSIATNTFTKNTAYVYDNINNMNYTHVHYIYYRLEALKWILNTSLLKAKALVIGLQTLISQAYAVQSVLRFGSFTLVIAMIFTLILMYIERKRVKA, encoded by the coding sequence ATGAAATGGTTATATACGTTTATTGTTTTAAGCGGTACGTTTGTAGCTGTGTTGGGTATAACCAGCGTAAACGTGGCTATGCCAAAGATGATAGCCCCTCTTTCTACGGATATTTACGGTATACAGTGGGTTTCTATAAGCTATCTTGTAGCTACAGCTATCACGATATTGGTTTTTAATCATTTTACAAACCTTTACGGCCTTAAAAGAGTTTATCTTGCTGGTATTGTATTTTTTGCAGTTGGAAGCGCGCTCTCTGGTACAGTAGATAACATAGGCACAATGATAATGGCAAGATCTATACAAGGTATAGGGGAAGGATTTTTGATACCTGCCGCTCAGGCTATCATATTCAGGATATTTCCACCAGAACAGCGCGGGTTAGCTATGGGAATGTATGCCATGGGAGTTGCTTTTGCACCAGGTCTTGGTCCTACAATAGGTGGTTATTTGGTGGAATACTTGTCTTGGCGATGGGTCTTTTACATGAATTTACCTTTTATTATACCAATATTCTTTGCATCTTTGATACTACTACCAGATTTTCACAACCCCCAAAAGCATGAAAAACCTTTTAACTACATAAGTTTTGGGCTTTTAGCAACAGCATCCACAAGCCTTATAGTCTTATTATCAAGAGGAGAGAAATGGGAGTGGTTTTATTCTATAAAAACTATCGTTTTTTTGAGTATCGCTATACTTTGCTTTTTAGCCTTTTTAATATCAGATTTAATATCAAAGCATCCTTTAATAGGATTTGACATATTTAAATACAAAGAGTTTGACTATGCAGTCGTCACTTTTGTTCTGGTATACGGCCTTGCTTTTTTCCAAATACTATATATAATGCCAGTTTACTTTGAGAGGGTAAGGGGGCTTGGAAGCTTTGACACAGGGCTATACATATTTCCTTTTGCAATAGGCATAGTGCTTTTTTCTCCTATAGGTGGAAAACTAAGCGATAGGTTGGATCCAAAGATACTTCTTCTTGCTTGTCAAAGCATTATTTTTATAGACATACACTTTTTCCTTTCTCATGTAGATTTTTTCACACCTAAGCTAAACATATCTTTTTATATGTTTTTTGTGGGTGTTGGTATGGGGCTTTTCTTCGCACCTCTTACAGCTTTGGCTCTTAGGCATTTAAGACAAGATTTAGTCCCGCTTGGTTCTGCTTTATACAATTATGCCAGACTTATAGGGGCTGCCGCTGGAACCTCTATAGCCACCAACACATTCACCAAAAACACCGCTTATGTATATGATAATATAAACAATATGAACTATACCCATGTACATTATATATACTATAGATTGGAAGCATTGAAATGGATTTTAAACACAAGCCTTCTAAAGGCTAAAGCTCTTGTAATAGGGCTTCAAACTCTTATATCCCAAGCTTACGCCGTGCAATCTGTTTTGAGGTTTGGCTCTTTTACACTTGTTATAGCTATGATTTTTACTTTAATACTCATGTATATAGAAAGGAAAAGGGTAAAAGCATGA
- a CDS encoding helix-hairpin-helix domain-containing protein yields the protein MIVLLALFFSLGAIFYSLEAFKEAKNYYNYTLKLYLKQSLSVTNDSLIPIVLKKAQEIYQENPYNPYYKESMKVEDISIKLLIKDDNKFNVNSIKNPIYFNVFKSLSEEFCMPKDFPYYVYYWITGKSKDNIDLDALTYTAPFKDMQSKEEIIYATPYSSLLYKNNCHGKKQEKGIWYFLDTKNQSLNINTIPIPILKALNKDITDSMAKEIIDYINLHPIKNIEDLVNIRGLSLDDIYKIQSIVSTKSSLEVIKIISKTKMGGITQRLTTKVYYSPPQNKILGIYQY from the coding sequence ATGATAGTACTACTAGCTTTGTTTTTTTCTTTAGGAGCTATATTTTACAGTTTAGAGGCTTTTAAAGAAGCAAAAAATTATTACAACTATACGCTAAAGTTATACCTAAAGCAAAGCTTGAGCGTTACCAACGATTCTTTGATACCTATTGTATTGAAAAAGGCTCAAGAAATCTATCAAGAAAACCCATACAATCCATACTACAAAGAAAGTATGAAAGTAGAAGATATAAGTATTAAGCTTTTAATAAAAGATGACAACAAGTTCAACGTAAATTCCATAAAAAACCCTATTTATTTTAACGTTTTTAAAAGTTTATCTGAAGAGTTCTGCATGCCAAAAGATTTTCCCTACTACGTTTATTACTGGATAACTGGTAAAAGCAAAGACAACATAGATCTAGATGCACTGACATATACAGCTCCTTTTAAAGACATGCAGTCAAAAGAAGAAATTATATACGCTACACCTTATAGCAGCCTTTTATACAAAAACAACTGCCATGGCAAAAAACAAGAAAAAGGCATATGGTATTTTTTAGATACAAAAAACCAAAGTTTAAATATAAATACGATACCAATACCTATATTAAAAGCCTTAAACAAAGATATTACAGACTCTATGGCAAAAGAAATTATAGATTATATAAATTTACACCCTATCAAAAATATTGAGGATTTGGTAAATATAAGAGGATTATCTTTAGACGATATTTATAAAATTCAAAGCATCGTATCTACAAAATCAAGTTTAGAAGTCATAAAGATAATTTCAAAAACCAAAATGGGCGGTATAACACAAAGACTTACCACAAAAGTTTATTACTCACCCCCTCAAAATAAGATATTGGGTATTTATCAATATTGA